AGAGCAGGGTGGACTTGCCCGAGCCCGAGGGGCCCATGATGGCCACCATCTCGCCCCGGCGCACCTCGAGGTTGATGTCCTTGAGCACCGGGATGGCTTCCACGCCGGTGTTGTACACCTTGGTGAGGTGCTGGATGTCGATGACGATTTCGTTGTGGCGGCTATTCATAGCGCATGGCGTCCACGACCTGCATCCGGCTTGCGCGGATGGAGGGATAGAGTCCCGCGCCCACTCCCAGCACGGCGGCGAAGGCCAGGCCGGCCGCGAGGCACAGCGCGAAGAGGCCCTCGGGCGGCCGCGAACCGAGCATGCGGCTCATGTATTCGATGCCGAAGCGGCCCAGGAGCACGCCCAGCATGGCCGAGCCGAACGTGACCGAGAGCGCCTCGAAGAGGAACTGCCAGAGGATGTCGGAATCTTCCGCGCCCATGGCCTTCTTCAGTCCGATCTCGCGGGTGCGGGCCGTCACGGCGGCCATCATGATGTTCCAGATGCCGAAGCCGCCCAGCACCAGGGTGGCCCCGATGGAGGCGTAGATGAACAGGCTCACCCACCAGAACATGCGCTGCACCTGCTTGAGGGGCTCCCAGCCCACCTGGACGCGCAGGCCCTTGTCGGTCTGGTTGGCCTTGATGATCCTGCCCAGGGCGTCGGCCACGGGGGCCACGTCGTCCCAGGTGTTGCAGCGCACGTAGAGGCTGGAGATCTGCGAGATGTCCTGGATGCGGGCCTTGGCGGTTGTCACGGGGACGAAGGCCATGAGGGTCTTGTCGGCCGCGCGTACGCCGCCGATGATGCCCACCACCTGGTAGAGGTTGTTGTCCATGTTCAGGTACTGCCCGAGGGACGCCTCGGGGCTGCCGAAGATGGTCTTGGCCAGATCCTGGCCGAGCACGCAGACCTTGCTGCCATGGGCGATGTCTTCGGGCGTGAAGAGCCTGCCCAGCCGGGGCGTGAAGGAGAAGAGCGACCAGTAGTTCACGTCCACCCCGTGCAGGTTGAAGCCGTAGACTTTCTCCTGGTAGGTGGTGGTGACTCCGGCGCGCGTGCGGATGCCCGTGACGTCCTTGACCCCCGGGATGGCTTCCACGGCCTCGATGGTGTGGGTGCGGAACCACTCCTGGCGGTCGTACATCTGGGGGTCGAAGTGTGCGGCGATGATGGTCGCGCCGCCGAGGAGGTCGAGGTCGTTGTTGAAGTTGGCCTTGAGGTCGCGGCCCATGGTCACGATGGTGATGAAACCGGCCGTGCCCAGGGCGATGGACGCCATGACGCCGATGTAGCGCCGCCTCTTGCGCATCACCTCCCGCAGGCTGATGCGGATGAGGTCCATGAAGCGCAGGAAGCGGGTTCCCCTGTCGGGAGGTAGAAAACCCGCCGCCCTGAGGCTGTGGAGTGTGGTCTTGTTGGTCATGCGTCTCCGTGCTGGGCCGTGTCCCTTCCCTGCTAGACTTGCGTTCCTGCCGCCGGGTTACAGCAGCGACTGGCTGGAACGCGCTCCAGGGATGGTGGAGGATGCCTGGGCGCCCTCGCCCTCGGGCTGGTCCCCGTCCTGGTCCTGGATGCGGATGCGGTATTTGCGGGCCATCTCGTCCATGACCTCCAGCACGAAGTCCATCTGGCGGTCTTCATGGGTGGACATGCAGGCCGTGCGGATGAGCGCCTGTCCGCGCGGCACGGCGGGGTAGATGGCGGGCAGGGCGAAGATGCCCCGTTCGAAAAGTTCCTGGGCGAACATGAAGGCCTTCTCGTCCGACCCGATGGTGATGGGGATGATGGGCGCGATGGACTCCGAGAATCGCAGGCCGATGTCCTTGTAGCCCTGGCGCATCCGGCGGGTGTTGGCGCGCAGGCGCTCCACGCGTTCGGGCTCGGCCTCGAGGATGTCGATGCAGGTGAGCGCGGCGGTGGTGCAGGCCGCGGGCAGCGCGGCGGAGAAGATCTGCGTGCGCGACTGGTGCTGGATGTAGTCGAGCACGTCCGTGTGGTCCGAGGCCACGAACCCACCGATGGAGGCGAAGGCCTTGGAGAACGTGCCCATGATGAAGTCGGTCTGTTCGGTGACGCCGAAGTGTTCGGCCGTGCCGCGCCCGTTGGCGCCCAGCACGCCCAGGCCGTGGGCGTCGTCGAGGTAGAGCAGCATGTCGGGATACTGCTTCTTGAGTTCGGCCAGTTCGTCCATGACGGCCACGTCGCCGGACATGGAGAAGATGCCCTCGGTGATCAGGAGCACCTGGCCGTCGAAATCGGGCTTGCCCATTTCGGAGGCGATCTTGCGCGCTGCGGAGGGGGCGTCGTTGTGGGCAAAGGTGCCCATGCGCTTGGTGCCGCCCAGGCCCGCGAAGATGGAGGCGTGGTTCTCGCGGTCGCAGAGCACGTAGTCGCTGGGGGTGAGCAGGCAGCCCAGGGCGCCCAGGTTGGTGGAGAAGCCCGTCACGTGAAGCACGGCGCGCTTCTTGCCCACGAAGGCCGCCAGGCGCTCCTCCAGGGTCTGGTGGAGCACCATGTTGCCCGAGAGGAAGCGCGAGCCGCCGGGGCCGGTGCCCATGCGGTAGATGGCCTGGGCGGAGGCCTCCTTGACGCGGGCGTCGTGGGAGAGGCCGAGGTAGTCGTTGGAGCCGATCATCACGAGGCGTTTGCCGGCGCACTCCACTTCCGTGCCCCAGGAGCGGCTGATGGGGCGGAAGTAGGGGTAGATCCCCGCATCGCGGATGACGCGGATCATTCCGGTGACTTTCTGGCAGCGGTCGTGCAATTTCATCGGCTGGTTATCCTTGGAGTGTGGTGAGCCCGCGGGCGTGCGGACGGCATACGAGCGCCATTTTGGAACGGGCCTCTACACCAGATAGGAAGACGCCGCAACCCTTCGTGCTACGTGGCGGAACCCATGAGGTATTCGCGTACGTGCCGGGCGTTTTCCCGCATGATCTTCCCGAGCGCCGTGGCCGCGCGGCCGTATTGCCCCGGGAACGTGGGCGTGTAGTAGATTTCGTCGTCAGAGTCGGCCAGCACGGTGGTGTAGCCGCGCATCCAGAGGTCGCGCTTGGTGGACCATTCCAGATAAATCCAGGCCAGGCGCTGGCGGCCGTCGGCCGTGCGGCAGCGGGCGACGCCCCACACGTAGGCCTCGCCGCCCGTGGAAGGGGCGCGCTGCTTGATGAAGTCGACCCGCTCGAAGGTGAGGCCCGAGGAGGCGCAGAAACCGCGCGCCGCGATGTCCCAGGCTTCGGCGGACTGTTCGCGCGCAAGGCGCTCCAGGCCGTGGGGCGGGTAGAACCAGGCGTTGAACAGGGCGAACCCGGCAATGCAGACGGCCAGCAGGCAGCCCAGGGCGATCAGGGGCTTCTTCACGTTCACGGCGCGTTGCCTCCCCGCGCTGCGTCCCGGAACCGCGTTTCGAGGGGGGCCGTGCCGGGAGCGGGCGGCAGCGTGGGCGCCACGCCGACCGCCCCCCCGTAGAAGCCGCCGGACCCGGAGCGGACCCGGGCCTCGCCAGAGGCTTCGGAGACAGGGTCTGGAGCGGGTTCGCCAGACCACGTGAGACGCCAGCGCGCCGCTTCGCGCAGCCTGGCGCGGGCGAGCTTCTCCTCGGCCAGAAGCACGTAGTCGGCGTTGCGCACGTCCTTGGTCAGGGCCTTGAGCAGGGCCAGCTCGGCGCGCTCGCGCGTGACCAGTTCGTCGTCGGCGGGCTCTTCGCCGCGTTCGCGCATTTCCTCGAGCCGAAGCTCGATGGCCTTGCCGGTGTGGTAGTTGATGTCGAAGTGGCGCTCTTTCATGATGGCCACGTTCTCGCCGTCGTTCACCTGGCCCCGGTAGAAGCGCTCAGGTTCCAGCGCGGGGTAGACCTCCGGGAGCTTCATGAAGCCCTTGTGGAAGGTCAGTGCCAGGCAGGCGAAAAGCCCCAGCTTCACCAGGCGCTCGGGATCAATCCGCACGGGCCGTCTCCTTGCGCTTGTAGACCACCAGCGGGGCCTGGGGCGGACCTGCGGGCACGAAATAATGGAAATAGGGGTCGGCGCGGTTGCCGAAGGTTTCGTCGGGGCGGTTCAGCTCGATGCGCTCGTAGTCGCGCGCCAGATCGAGTCCCCGCGTGACGAACTCCCTTGGCGCGAAGACCTGGCCGTCGCGGTTCACGCGCACGGCGCGGCGCACGCTCACCCAGTCGGGCTTCTCGGCCGGGTTGATGGGGCCTTGCAGGCCGCCGATCACCCGGAAGGGCGTGTGGAACTGGAGCACCATGTCGGAATATTCGGCCAGGATGGTCTGGCCGGGCCTGGCGTTGGCCAGGAAGAAGTCGATGAGGGCCTGGTTCACGTCGGCGGGGTAGCCGTTGAAGAGCTCCGTCAGGTGCAGCTTCAGGGGCACGTTGACGCTGGTGAGCATGGTCAGGTCGTTCTCCCATGGGCGGTTCACGATCTTCAGGCGCTCCATGGGCAGCAGGTTCAGCCAGTTGGTGAGCCCCACCAGGATCAGGAACAAAGCCCCCGACGGCCTGGAGAAGCGCCAGAGCCTGAGCCCGGCCCAGGCCAACAGGATGGCGCAGGCCGGGTAGAAATGCACGATGTAGCGGTGGAAGCGCTGGGGGAACAAGGCCAGGATCACGAAGCTGCCCATCATCACCAGGGCCATGAAAAGGCAGAAGCGCTCCCCGGGTTCGTCTGGGCCGCCCCGGCCCAGGAAGAAGCCGCGCCAGCGCCAGCCCAGCCAGGCCAGAACGGGCAGGGGCAGCATGAACATCACCCAGTCCGAGAAATAGAGCATCAGGT
The Fundidesulfovibrio magnetotacticus genome window above contains:
- a CDS encoding ABC transporter permease, with the translated sequence MTNKTTLHSLRAAGFLPPDRGTRFLRFMDLIRISLREVMRKRRRYIGVMASIALGTAGFITIVTMGRDLKANFNNDLDLLGGATIIAAHFDPQMYDRQEWFRTHTIEAVEAIPGVKDVTGIRTRAGVTTTYQEKVYGFNLHGVDVNYWSLFSFTPRLGRLFTPEDIAHGSKVCVLGQDLAKTIFGSPEASLGQYLNMDNNLYQVVGIIGGVRAADKTLMAFVPVTTAKARIQDISQISSLYVRCNTWDDVAPVADALGRIIKANQTDKGLRVQVGWEPLKQVQRMFWWVSLFIYASIGATLVLGGFGIWNIMMAAVTARTREIGLKKAMGAEDSDILWQFLFEALSVTFGSAMLGVLLGRFGIEYMSRMLGSRPPEGLFALCLAAGLAFAAVLGVGAGLYPSIRASRMQVVDAMRYE
- a CDS encoding aminotransferase class I/II-fold pyridoxal phosphate-dependent enzyme, whose amino-acid sequence is MKLHDRCQKVTGMIRVIRDAGIYPYFRPISRSWGTEVECAGKRLVMIGSNDYLGLSHDARVKEASAQAIYRMGTGPGGSRFLSGNMVLHQTLEERLAAFVGKKRAVLHVTGFSTNLGALGCLLTPSDYVLCDRENHASIFAGLGGTKRMGTFAHNDAPSAARKIASEMGKPDFDGQVLLITEGIFSMSGDVAVMDELAELKKQYPDMLLYLDDAHGLGVLGANGRGTAEHFGVTEQTDFIMGTFSKAFASIGGFVASDHTDVLDYIQHQSRTQIFSAALPAACTTAALTCIDILEAEPERVERLRANTRRMRQGYKDIGLRFSESIAPIIPITIGSDEKAFMFAQELFERGIFALPAIYPAVPRGQALIRTACMSTHEDRQMDFVLEVMDEMARKYRIRIQDQDGDQPEGEGAQASSTIPGARSSQSLL
- a CDS encoding glycosyltransferase gives rise to the protein MHTNDTTSLAACRDWAFWAILILGAFLIFKGLGDRPLWQDEAETATLARNVLATGLPMVTDGVNVVSQEERREFGPDMIWRWSPWLQIYMSAAGQLIAPRDAFWARFFFALTGLACIAATYLLVARRFGDLAWARLSALLLALNVPFLLFARQGRYYSAGGLVFLAILWGFLGDWKRRWPPLLTIALGLGVLFHANYLLLLSLAPPLLGAALLLYRERTSLARTGLVIALSCTLIVPGILLYRMGRQSTLFNIMLVPENLMLYFSDWVMFMLPLPVLAWLGWRWRGFFLGRGGPDEPGERFCLFMALVMMGSFVILALFPQRFHRYIVHFYPACAILLAWAGLRLWRFSRPSGALFLILVGLTNWLNLLPMERLKIVNRPWENDLTMLTSVNVPLKLHLTELFNGYPADVNQALIDFFLANARPGQTILAEYSDMVLQFHTPFRVIGGLQGPINPAEKPDWVSVRRAVRVNRDGQVFAPREFVTRGLDLARDYERIELNRPDETFGNRADPYFHYFVPAGPPQAPLVVYKRKETARAD